The genomic window CCTGCGGCGGCTGCCATGTGCAAGACGGCCGCGGCGCACCGCCCGAATTCCGCAAGGGCCTGAGCGAGCCGCCGGTCGCCTTGCTGATACGGCTCTCGATTCCGGGCACTGGCGCCCATGGCGGCGTGGTGCCCGACCCGGTCTATGGCGACCAGCTCAACAACGCCGCCATTCAAGGCGTACAAGCCGAGGGGCAAGTGCAGATTCGCCACCAGCCGGTACATGGCCGCTTTGCGGATGGCACTCCCTACACTTTGCGCAAGCCGCTCTACCGCCTGACCCAACTGGCCTATGGCCCCCTGGCACCCGGCGCCATGATCAGCCCCCGCATTGCGCCCCAGATGGCCGGGCTCGGGCTGATAGAGGCCATTGCCGAGAGTGACATCCTTGCCAACGCCAGCGCCCAGGCCGCCATGGCAGGCCCCATCAAGGGTGTGCCCAATCGGGTCTGGGACGACCTTGCCCGCGCAGAGCGCATCGGCCGCTTCGGCTGGAAGGCCAACCAAGCCAGTCTGGCCAGCCAAACGGCCGGCGCGTTTTTGGGCGATATCGGCATTACTTCCACCACCCACCCTGAAGAAGCCTGCACCCCCACCCAAAAAGATTGTTTGGCTGCACCCCGGGGTGCACAGGGCCAGGCGCCGGAAATCGACGACCGCACCTTGGGCGACGTGGTGTTCTACCAGGCCACCCTCGCCCCGGCAGCGCGCCGCCATAGCAACCGAGCGGACGTGGTCCGAGGGGAATCGCTGTTTGTGCAAGCCCAATGCGCCACCTGCCACCGCCCCAGCTACACCACGGGCGCAGCACCCTTCCCCCGCTTATCCAGCCCCAAGGTTGAGGGCGTCAAAATCTGGCCATATACCGACCTCTTGCTGCACGACATGGGCCCCGCGCTGGCCGACGGCCGCCCGGACTATGCCGCCAATGGCCGGCAGTGGAAAACACCGCCGCTCTGGGGCGTGGGTCTGATTCACGATGTCAACGGCCACCGGCGGCTCCTCCATGACGGGCGGGCCAACGGGGTGCTCGAGGCCATACTCTGGCACGGTGGCGAGGCCCAGGCAGCGCAACAGCAAGTGCTCAAATTCAGTGCACGCGACCGCCAGGCGCTGGTCGCGTTTGTGGAATCTTTATGAAGCGGCGCACCCTTCTCAAAACATGGTCTTTGAGTGCTCTAGCGCTCATACAACCTGCGCACGCAGCTACAAAAACCATAGCATTCAACTGCGCAGGGGCCGCCGGGACGGCGACGCCGTTTTACCGCGCGAGCGAACTGGTACTGGGCGGTCTGCAAAGCCACTGGCTGCCGCGCGCCCATGGATTCGCCCAAACCGCCAGCGCACTTCATCAGACCCTGCAAACCACGCCTGCCGATGTGCCCACCCAGCGCGCAGCCTGGGTGCGCTGCATGTTGGCGTGGGAGTAACTCGCAGCGGTGCCCGCAGGAGCACTGCTGGAGCGCCGGTCGGTGCGCACCTTGGATTTTTGGCCGACCCGCTCAGCGCAGGTACAGGCGCTGGCGCAAGTCGCCAAAGATGCCAGCGCAGAGGCCTTAGCCGCCCGGGTGCGGGCTGCCGGAGTGGGCGCCAAAGGGCTGCCCGCCTTGGAATGGCTGCTCTGGGTCCAAGCGACTGAGCCCGGTGCGCAGGCGCTGGCTGCGGCTATCAGCGGCGAGGTATCTGCAGAGGCCGGCACGCTGCTGCAGGCCTACCAGACCGCGGCGCAGGCGCCTGACAGCGACTCGGTAGATGAAGCCAAAGCCTGGGCCGACTACGGCGAATTTTTCACCCAATGCATGGGCAGCCTCGACCAGTTACGCCTGAAGAAAATGCGGGTCAACACCCGGGGCAAAGACAGCGCCATCTGGGTGCGCGGCCTGAGCGGGCAAACTGCCGCCGCGTGGCAAGCGCAGTGGGAAAGCATCGCAAACTTTCTGACAGGCGACTCTGCAGGCAACTGCGCACCCTCCAACGACGCGGTGGCCCGAAGCTTTACCGACTTGTTGCGCTCGCGCGGCCACCTTGCTCCCGCCACCCAGTTGGCGCAGCAACTGGCAACGACCTGCCGTGCGGTGCACGAGGCCCGCCCGCAAACAGCGAGTAGCGTATTGCGCGCGCAGCACAGCATCGCGGCGCTGTGCACCTTGGCCAGTGACATGGGGGCCCGGCTCTTCGATTTCAGCCAAGGGTTTACGGATGCCGATGGCGATTGACCCTGCGCCAGACGCGCAGTCGCTGACGCGCCGGCAAACACTGGGCACACTGGCCTCGATGGGCTTCGCAGCTTGGGGTGCAGGGCTACCCTGCGCATCCCTGGCCAAGCCCGGTGCTCGCGCCACAGAGACACAAGTGCTCACCGCCTGGCAAGACCGGGGGCAGGCCTACGCCGGTGTCTGGACCCCACAGGGCGCCCGCTGGGCCACCGCGCTGCCCGACCGTGCGCACCAACTGCTGCCCCTCACCGCCTCACGCGCGGGCCAAGCGCCAGAGGCGCTGGTGGTCGCACGGCGGCCGGGCGAATACCTGGCCCGGGTGGACACGCGCAACGGCCGCCTGCTGCACCTACACCCCATGGAACCTGATCGCTATTTGGGGGGCCACGCTGTGCAGTCGCCCGACGGGAAATTCATTTTCACCACCGAGAGTGATGGCGACACCGGCCAAGGCGTGATTGCGCAGCGGCATGCGGGTTCGCTGGAAACGATTCGCGAATTCCCTAGCGGGGGCATCGGCCCCCACGCCCTGATGTGGCAGCCCGGTGGGCAACTCATCGTGGCGAATGGCGGCATTTTGACCCTGCCCGAGACCGGTCGCCGCAAACGCAACCTGCCGCAAATGGCCTCCAACCTGACGCGGCTGGACAGCACGAGTGGCCGCATCGGCGCGCAGTTTGCGTTAAACGACCCATATTTGAGCCTGCGCCACCTCGCGCTGGCACCCGATGGCACCTTGGCGGTGGCCCTGCAGGCGGAGCATTCCGACCCTGCGCTGCGGCAAGCGGCTCCGGCGTTGGCTTTATTGAGCTCTGATGGGCTGCATACGGTGGCGTGGCTCGCTGACGACGCAGCGCCCGACGGGTGGCAGGGCTATGCGGGCGACGTGTGCTGGGCTGGCGGCACGTTTTGGGTGAGCGCCACCTACGCAGGCCAGGTGATGGGCTGGTCCACAGCTGGCGAATGGCGGGGCATGTTGCCCTTGGCAGGCGCCGGCGCCCTGATGCCTGTGGGCATCGGCGCTGATGGCTTTATGGCGGGCGGTAGTCGCGAGGCGCTAGCTGCACCTACAGGCACTAGCGCTATTGGCAGTGCCAGCCACCACAAGCGCTACCGCTTGGCCAGAGGCTGGGACAACCACGGCACTTTGCTATCTATTTAATAGCTATCCGCGCAATATCGGTGGGCGCTAGGCGGCTTTTTGAAGCATGGATTCGCCAATACTACGGATTTCGGGGTAGCTGGAATCCAACAACCGCTGGCCTGCTTGGCGCTGGTAAGCGGCCGTGGCGGTGGCAGGCACCTTGCGCAACCAGTGCAATGCCGCCTGCAAATCACCGCGCTGTGCCAGCAGGGTGGCGTAGTTGAATTGCCCACGGAAGTCGCCGCCTGTGGCTCCACCCTCAAACCAGACAAAGGCCGCATTCAGGTCACGGGCTACGACCCTACCATCCTCGTAAAAGTAGCCGATCTTGGTCATGGACTTGGCATGCCCGCGCGCCGCGGCGTGGCGGTACCACTCGAGCGCAGCGGCATCGTCTTGTGCAACCCCCATGCCGGCTGCGAGCAGGTTGGCGTAGTTGTACATCGCCGCATCCAGCCCCGCGTGCGCTGCCTGGCGGTACCAGTTGGCGGCTGCAAAGTAGTCCACGTCGCCCCCCCAACCGTTTTCAAAACACCGACCAGCCATATTCATGCCCATGGGGTGTGCCTGCTGCGCCGCTTTCAAAAAACTGGCTCTTGCGGCATCCGCATTCCGGGGTTGTCCGTGGCCATCGAGCAGCCATTGCCCGGCGATGGCTTGTGCATCCGCACTGCCAAGCACGGCTGCGGCTTCCATCCAGCGGGCCGCTACGAGCGGCTCGGCCTGTGTCACCGTTTGCCAGTCTTGCGGTGTCATGGATTGGAGAATGTCGGGAGAAGGAGGTAAATGCAGTTTCAGCGCGGGCATGGTAAACAAAAGTAAATTTTTTAAGAACTATAAATGCAAATGCGACAACTTCTCATTTACAATTTGGTTTTTCCACAGCACCGGACTACCCATGATTGTTTGTGTCTGCCATCGCGTATCCGACAAAGAGATCCACCATCACGCCAGTGAAGGCAAGAGCTTTGAAGACATCCAGATCGATCTGGGCGTGGCCACCCAGTGCGGCCGCTGCGAAGACTGTGCACGCGATGTCGTGGAGCGCTGCCACGCCAATGCCACCATGGTGCACGGTGCCTGGAAAACCATCACCATGACCCGCCACCTTTAGGTCATTTTTTAAAACTAAACAGGAATGCTTCTTGTTTAGTTGACACGTTAGCAAGCCACGTCCAAGACCGCACTGCCGGTGGGAGACATAGCCAGCAAATTCTTTTCATTGAACGTTGAGAGCGCTATGCCCACTACTCGCCCCTTCCCTTCCCCGACGCCTTTGGCGGCTAACCCTGCGACCTTGCTCCCCTTGGGCGCGATGCTGCTGGCAGGATCTTTTTCTGCGGTAGCCCAAGACACCGGAACGGAAGCTGTCAAAACACTCAAACCCGTCACGATCACCGAAAAGGCCGAAGAGGCACAGGGCAAAGACTCCGTGCGTGCCACCACAACATCAATCGGCAAAGGCAAGCAAGAGCTGCGCGACATTCCCCAGTCCATCACAGTAGTGACTGAAAAGCTGGTCGACGACCGTAACCTCGACACCCTGAAAGACGTGCTGCACAACACCGCCGGCGTCACATTCCTAGCTGCAGAGGGTGGAGAAGAAGATATCCGCCTGCGCGGCTTTTCGCTGGCGCAAACCGGCGACATTTTTGTAGACGGCATGCGCGACCCCGCGTTCTACGACCGCGACACCTTCAATAGCGACAAAATCGAACTGCTGCGCGGCTCCGCATCCATGCTGTTCGGCCGTGGCTCCACCGGAGGCGCTGTCAACCAAAGCAGCAAGCAAGGTCGCGCCATTGACGACCATGAAATCAGCACCACCGTCGGCATGTACAACTACCGCCGGGTGACAGGCGACTTCAACATCCAAACCGGTGAAGACTCGGGCCTGCGTATCAATGCCATGGTCACCAAAGCGGACAACAACGCCGCGGGCAGCAGCATCGACAAACGCGGTATCGCCGCCAACTACCGCTGGGGCATCGGCACCAAGGACGAGTTCTCGGTGGGAATCATGTCTCTGGACAATGACAACGGGATCAACTACGGCGTGCGTTGGATCAGGCCCACTTCCGCAACAGCAACCACGAGCTCGGTCCTGAACAGCGCTATCGCCCCCCAAACCTATTACGGCATGGCCAGCGACTACAACAAGGGGACCGCAGAATACCTAACCGCTAGCCACACCCACCGCTTTGACGACGAAAGCGAGCTGAAAACCTCAGTGCGCCGTGGCGTCTACACCCGCGACCAGCGCGCCACCCTCTGGAACTACGCCACCGGCACCGGCATCAACAACTTCTCGGATGCCACCGTTTTAACCCGCGGCGCTCAAAACAAGATCCAGGACCTGAACTCGGTGTATCTGCAAACGGATTACACCAAGAAGTTCTCGGCCTTGGGCGTGAAGCATGAGTTGTTCACTGGCGTGGATTTTGGCCAAGAGAACAAAAACGTTTTCCGGGCCACTGGCGGCGTATCCCGCCCCGCCACCACCGTAGGCACCCCCAACGACGGTGCTTCAGTGGACGAATCGGCTCGAATCGTGACCCGCTCCAGTGCGTTCCAAGCCGACAACCTCGGCCTGTACGCCATGGACTTGGTTCAAGTGGCCGATCATTGGAAAGTCCTGGGTGGATTGCGCTTTGACCGCATGCGCGGCAACTACATCACAGAAAGCGCAGCTGGCGTGAAAACGGCAGCCTTTGAGCAGAATATTGCCAATTGGAGTCAACGGGTTGGCGTGATGTACCAGCCCACTGAGCTGAGCTCGTTCCACTTTTCTTGGGGAACATCTTTCAACACTTCCGGTGACACCTATTCCTACAGCGCCGGTAACTCCAATGCGAAACCGGAACAAAGCCGGAACGTGGAAATCGGTGCCAAATTGGACTCCGCAGACAAGCGCTACACCACGCGTCTGGCGATCTTCCAGTCGGTGAAGTTCAACGAGCGCAACACCGACCCTGACAATGCCGCAGCAACACCGGTACTGTCCGGTCAGCGCCATGCCACCGGACTGGAAATTGACGCCTCGGGCATGTTGACCCCCAAGTGGGAGATTTACGGCTCCTACATGTGGATGCCCGACGCCATGGTGGATGCGGCAGCCCCGTGCCCTGCCACAGGAACTTGCTCTCAGAACACAGCAGGTGACCGTGTCGGCGATCGACCTTCCTTGACTCCCGTGCATAGCGGAACGGTGTGGACTACCTACCAGTTCACCCCCCAATTCCGTGCCGGCACTGGTGTGAATTTCCGCAGCGAGCAGTCACCCAACCGCAATCCCGGCTTCTTTGCACCCGGCTACGCCACCCTCGACTTGATGGGCGAGTACAAGTTCAACGAAAAAACAGTGCTCAAAGTCAACCTGACCAACGCACTGGACAAGTTGTACGCAGATGGTCTGTACACCAGCTTCTACACACCTGGCCCCGGCCGGAATCTGCAAGCCACTTTGAACCTGAAGTTCTAAGCCAGCGTCCTTACCTGCCAACCACTGCCATGCTTTTGCACCTGCCCGATCTGCTGACCTCTGACGAGGTCGCCCATGCCCAGCACCTGTTGAAGGAGGCTCCGTGGACGGATGGGCGCAAAGGCACCGGTGAGTTGGCAAGGCAGGTCAAAAACAACGAGCAACTGGACCACGAGGGTGACATTGCCCGCAGCATCCGCGAACTGGTGCTGCGGGGTCTGGACCGCAACACCACCTTCTTCTCTGCGGCACTACCCAAAAAAGTATTTCCACCCCGTGTCAACCGGTATGG from Rhodoferax potami includes these protein-coding regions:
- a CDS encoding di-heme oxidoredictase family protein, with translation MKLRARQKLGLLIAAAGAVAALLWPVWGHSNSDTAGRSQGELTADQVTAFVTGRNAFSMPLPTLDDEERARFAVGNSFFRRNWVEAPASTTARDGLGPHFIARSCGGCHVQDGRGAPPEFRKGLSEPPVALLIRLSIPGTGAHGGVVPDPVYGDQLNNAAIQGVQAEGQVQIRHQPVHGRFADGTPYTLRKPLYRLTQLAYGPLAPGAMISPRIAPQMAGLGLIEAIAESDILANASAQAAMAGPIKGVPNRVWDDLARAERIGRFGWKANQASLASQTAGAFLGDIGITSTTHPEEACTPTQKDCLAAPRGAQGQAPEIDDRTLGDVVFYQATLAPAARRHSNRADVVRGESLFVQAQCATCHRPSYTTGAAPFPRLSSPKVEGVKIWPYTDLLLHDMGPALADGRPDYAANGRQWKTPPLWGVGLIHDVNGHRRLLHDGRANGVLEAILWHGGEAQAAQQQVLKFSARDRQALVAFVESL
- a CDS encoding imelysin family protein produces the protein MPAGALLERRSVRTLDFWPTRSAQVQALAQVAKDASAEALAARVRAAGVGAKGLPALEWLLWVQATEPGAQALAAAISGEVSAEAGTLLQAYQTAAQAPDSDSVDEAKAWADYGEFFTQCMGSLDQLRLKKMRVNTRGKDSAIWVRGLSGQTAAAWQAQWESIANFLTGDSAGNCAPSNDAVARSFTDLLRSRGHLAPATQLAQQLATTCRAVHEARPQTASSVLRAQHSIAALCTLASDMGARLFDFSQGFTDADGD
- a CDS encoding DUF1513 domain-containing protein, which translates into the protein MPMAIDPAPDAQSLTRRQTLGTLASMGFAAWGAGLPCASLAKPGARATETQVLTAWQDRGQAYAGVWTPQGARWATALPDRAHQLLPLTASRAGQAPEALVVARRPGEYLARVDTRNGRLLHLHPMEPDRYLGGHAVQSPDGKFIFTTESDGDTGQGVIAQRHAGSLETIREFPSGGIGPHALMWQPGGQLIVANGGILTLPETGRRKRNLPQMASNLTRLDSTSGRIGAQFALNDPYLSLRHLALAPDGTLAVALQAEHSDPALRQAAPALALLSSDGLHTVAWLADDAAPDGWQGYAGDVCWAGGTFWVSATYAGQVMGWSTAGEWRGMLPLAGAGALMPVGIGADGFMAGGSREALAAPTGTSAIGSASHHKRYRLARGWDNHGTLLSI
- a CDS encoding tetratricopeptide repeat protein, whose protein sequence is MPALKLHLPPSPDILQSMTPQDWQTVTQAEPLVAARWMEAAAVLGSADAQAIAGQWLLDGHGQPRNADAARASFLKAAQQAHPMGMNMAGRCFENGWGGDVDYFAAANWYRQAAHAGLDAAMYNYANLLAAGMGVAQDDAAALEWYRHAAARGHAKSMTKIGYFYEDGRVVARDLNAAFVWFEGGATGGDFRGQFNYATLLAQRGDLQAALHWLRKVPATATAAYQRQAGQRLLDSSYPEIRSIGESMLQKAA
- a CDS encoding (2Fe-2S)-binding protein, with translation MIVCVCHRVSDKEIHHHASEGKSFEDIQIDLGVATQCGRCEDCARDVVERCHANATMVHGAWKTITMTRHL
- a CDS encoding TonB-dependent receptor; the encoded protein is MPTTRPFPSPTPLAANPATLLPLGAMLLAGSFSAVAQDTGTEAVKTLKPVTITEKAEEAQGKDSVRATTTSIGKGKQELRDIPQSITVVTEKLVDDRNLDTLKDVLHNTAGVTFLAAEGGEEDIRLRGFSLAQTGDIFVDGMRDPAFYDRDTFNSDKIELLRGSASMLFGRGSTGGAVNQSSKQGRAIDDHEISTTVGMYNYRRVTGDFNIQTGEDSGLRINAMVTKADNNAAGSSIDKRGIAANYRWGIGTKDEFSVGIMSLDNDNGINYGVRWIRPTSATATTSSVLNSAIAPQTYYGMASDYNKGTAEYLTASHTHRFDDESELKTSVRRGVYTRDQRATLWNYATGTGINNFSDATVLTRGAQNKIQDLNSVYLQTDYTKKFSALGVKHELFTGVDFGQENKNVFRATGGVSRPATTVGTPNDGASVDESARIVTRSSAFQADNLGLYAMDLVQVADHWKVLGGLRFDRMRGNYITESAAGVKTAAFEQNIANWSQRVGVMYQPTELSSFHFSWGTSFNTSGDTYSYSAGNSNAKPEQSRNVEIGAKLDSADKRYTTRLAIFQSVKFNERNTDPDNAAATPVLSGQRHATGLEIDASGMLTPKWEIYGSYMWMPDAMVDAAAPCPATGTCSQNTAGDRVGDRPSLTPVHSGTVWTTYQFTPQFRAGTGVNFRSEQSPNRNPGFFAPGYATLDLMGEYKFNEKTVLKVNLTNALDKLYADGLYTSFYTPGPGRNLQATLNLKF